A window from Gemmatimonadaceae bacterium encodes these proteins:
- a CDS encoding sulfite exporter TauE/SafE family protein — MESGASLGLFIAFAGGLLSFLSPCVLPLVPSYVTFITGMNLEDLQRSKRTTLIHATLFVAGFTLIFLALGAGATVFGQLMLRYRDVIARAGGVLIIIFGLYLMGVFNLSFLMKDTRLHLADKPLGFLGTIVVGIAFGAGWSPCIGPILGAILTMAANEADLGRGLTLLFAYSLGLAVPFLFAALMVERFLALFQRVRQYMVWVNRTAGALLVFVGVLMATNRFTMLSNWLQDFTPEFILNRI, encoded by the coding sequence ATGGAATCCGGAGCTTCGCTCGGCCTCTTCATCGCCTTTGCCGGCGGCTTGCTGAGCTTCCTCAGCCCCTGCGTGCTGCCGCTGGTGCCGAGCTACGTCACGTTCATCACGGGGATGAACCTCGAGGACCTGCAGCGCTCCAAGCGCACGACGCTGATCCACGCGACGCTGTTCGTGGCGGGCTTCACGCTGATCTTCCTCGCGCTGGGCGCCGGGGCCACCGTCTTCGGCCAGCTGATGCTGCGCTATCGCGACGTGATCGCGCGGGCGGGCGGGGTGTTGATCATCATCTTTGGCCTGTACCTGATGGGCGTGTTCAACCTCTCCTTCCTGATGAAGGACACGCGGCTGCACCTGGCCGACAAGCCGCTGGGCTTCCTTGGGACCATTGTGGTTGGGATTGCCTTCGGCGCCGGCTGGTCGCCCTGTATCGGGCCTATCCTCGGGGCCATCCTGACGATGGCGGCCAACGAGGCCGACTTGGGGCGTGGACTGACGCTGCTCTTTGCCTACTCCCTGGGCCTGGCGGTGCCCTTCCTGTTCGCCGCGCTGATGGTGGAACGCTTCCTGGCACTCTTCCAGCGTGTGCGGCAGTACATGGTCTGGGTGAACCGTACGGCGGGCGCCCTGCTGGTCTTCGTCGGGGTGCTGATGGCGACCAACCGGTTCACGATGCTTTCGAATTGGCTACAGGACTTCACGCCGGAGTTCATCCTGAACCGGATATAA
- a CDS encoding transcriptional repressor yields the protein MADHPVVERFIGYLREHNLPVTAQRLAIAEVLLTADRHLSAEEIAEEVSARGRKVGTATVYRAIDTLLESGLITERDFGEGFRRFEPTRDVPNHEHLVCTQCGKVEEFRDERLERMTTIVAESRGFARQRHRLVIHGICSGCQRGGARPSASTPWGRQ from the coding sequence GTGGCAGACCACCCCGTAGTCGAGCGCTTCATCGGCTACCTGCGCGAGCACAACCTGCCCGTGACGGCGCAGCGGCTCGCCATCGCCGAGGTGCTGCTCACCGCCGATCGCCACCTTTCGGCCGAGGAGATCGCCGAGGAGGTCTCGGCACGCGGTCGGAAGGTCGGCACCGCGACCGTGTACCGCGCCATCGACACGCTGCTGGAAAGCGGGCTGATCACCGAGCGCGACTTTGGTGAGGGCTTCCGGCGCTTCGAGCCCACGCGCGATGTGCCGAACCACGAGCACCTCGTCTGCACGCAGTGCGGCAAGGTTGAGGAGTTCCGCGACGAGCGCCTCGAACGCATGACGACCATCGTGGCCGAGTCGCGGGGCTTCGCGCGGCAGCGGCATCGATTGGTCATCCACGGGATCTGCAGCGGCTGCCAGCGTGGCGGCGCGCGCCCCTCCGCTTCAACCCCTTGGGGTCGCCAGTAA
- a CDS encoding porin family protein, with protein MIARFVRGAIAATALLVAVSSTAEAQGRFGAMAGIALPTGEFGDFADMGFSIGGNFYQPINDKLSLRVDLDWSTFSLDGVDENWTQLGVMVNGMIPINTGTGLMPYALVGIGYYQQKLDVFDESDLAWNVGAGFNFEMSSAKLFAEVVYRSIMSEGDATTSLPVRVGIRF; from the coding sequence ATGATCGCTCGTTTTGTTCGCGGCGCCATTGCCGCCACCGCCCTCCTCGTGGCTGTTTCGTCCACCGCGGAGGCCCAGGGCCGTTTCGGTGCGATGGCGGGTATCGCGCTGCCGACTGGCGAGTTCGGTGACTTCGCCGACATGGGCTTCAGCATCGGTGGCAACTTCTATCAGCCGATCAACGACAAGCTCAGCCTGCGCGTCGACCTCGACTGGTCGACCTTCTCGCTCGACGGCGTCGACGAGAACTGGACCCAGCTCGGCGTGATGGTCAACGGCATGATTCCGATCAACACGGGCACGGGCCTGATGCCCTATGCGCTCGTCGGCATCGGCTACTACCAGCAGAAGCTTGACGTGTTCGACGAGTCGGATCTGGCCTGGAACGTCGGCGCCGGCTTCAACTTCGAGATGTCCAGCGCCAAGCTGTTCGCCGAAGTTGTGTATCGCAGCATCATGAGCGAAGGCGACGCCACCACGTCGCTCCCCGTCCGCGTCGGCATCCGCTTCTAA